One Mycolicibacterium sp. TUM20985 genomic window, CGCCACGGTGTCGGCACCGGTGAGCCGGACGGCCTCGATGATCGCCGTGTCGATGCCGACGATGGGCACCTCGGCGCCCGCGATCACCACGGCGGACCGTTCGGGGGTCGGACCCTCGGGCGTGCACAACCCGACGATCCGGTAGCCCAGTTCGCGCTCACCGGCGAAGTTCGCGGCGATCTCGGCCGCAGCCTGACTGGTCCCGACCACCAGTAGCGACGACCGGAGCCGTCCGCTGGCACGTGCCCTCCGCGTGATGCTGCGCCACAGGTGTCGGCTCAGCAACAGGCCGAGGAGCCCCAGCGGAAAGGCGATGGCCAGGTAGTCCCTGGCGAAGTCCATGTTGAGCAACAACGCCAGCATGGCGATGACGCCGAACATCGCGAACGTCGCCGAGAACACGCGGCGGTACTCCTCGACCCCGCGACCGAGGATCCGCGGAGCCCGGCTGTTGACCAGCGTCAGCAAACATAACCAGAGTAGCGCCAGTGCACCGGATACCGCGGTGTAGTCGATTCCGGACCTGGTCGTCCAGATGAGGTCGGTCGTATCGCCGATCTTGCCGAAGATCACCAGCTGTGCCGTATAGACCGCACCGGCGACGACGACGACGTCGCTGAGCAACACATTCCTGGCATGGGCGGCCTGCCCGCGCTCCCGGACGGAGCTGAAGGATCTTCGGCTGCGCGGCAACAGAATTCGGCCCGACAACGAGGTCGGGGCGATCGTCGATTCCGCCACGTCGAGTTCCGAACCAGGTTCGCCGGGGGACATTGCCACCATCGCCGCTGCACTCCTCCGCGGCCCAGGTGCTGGATCGAGGGGAAGCCTCGGGGTGACGACAGCGCGGGACTCGTGGCGTGATTAGAGCACGCTGGACGTGGTTTTTCCCGGTTAAGCCCGCCTACAGTTCGAGCGCGCCGTTCGCAGTCGACAGTCTCGCAAACCTATCCCGGCGGCGCAGGTGCGCTGGTGGGCGGCAGCGTGACCGTTTGCGTGACGGTGCTGGTACTCGTGCTGGTGCTCGTCGAGACCGTCGTGCTGGTGCTGGGCGGCGTCGTGGTCGTCGTGGTGGTGGTGGTCGGTTCCGTCGTCGTGGTGGTCGTCGGCGTCTCGGAGGTCGTGCTGGACTCCGGAGCCTGCGTCACCGTCTCCGTCCCGCCCGTCGGCGGCGGTACGACGGAAGGGTTGGACGACGTCGACGCGGTGGTGGTGCTCGACGTCGTCGTGGTGGCGTCGGAGCCGTCGCCCCCGGTGAGCGACACGATGGCATAGACGATCGCGGCGATGAGGATGACGCCAAGGGCGCCGAGGCTCACCAGCCCCGGCGGGGTGCGATACCAGGGCGTTGGCGTCGGCGGTTCTGCCGGTTGCGGCTGCTGGCCGTACGGGTCGGTGCCCGCCCCGTAGTTCGCGTACGCCGTCGGCTCGCTGTAGGCCTGCGGCTCATTGCGGGGGTAGCTGCCGTACTGCGTCGGCTCACTGTCGGAGGAATACGGGTCGTCTGGGGGTCCGCCGGGACCTTCGTTACGCGCCACGAGGTTCGATGTTAACCGAGTCGCATCTCCGCTCCCCGGGCGATTACCCGTCGGGTAATGGACCGCCGACAACGTTTCGACGAGCATCGCCACCATGAGCGACGCCATTCCCTCGTATGCCGTGGCCTATCTGCGCGACGTCGAGTTCGGGGACGAGGTCATCCGGTACATGCGCGAGATCGACGACACCCTCCGACCGTTCGGTGGTCGGTTTCTGGTGCACGGCGGCGATCTCGACGTTCGGGAAGGGCACTGGAACGGGGCGCTGGTCATCATCGGCTTTCCCGATCGCGACTCGGCCGTGCAGTGGTACGAGTCGGCCGCATACCAGCGCATCCTGCCCCTGCGGTTGAACAACTCGGTGTCGATGGTGGCATTGGTCGACGGGGTCACGCCAGGCCACACCGGCAGCGCGCGGGTGGACGAAATCCTCGCGGGCTAGGTCCGAGCAGCGTCTCGGCAGGCCGTTCGGGCGCGTCCCGACACCCCCGAAACGCACGAACTTCAAAATTTTCTTGCGCCTACCGCCGCTCTTCGGGGTCTCGCTACTCACAGCCCATCACCAGCGCAGGTGTCAATTTTCCGGTGATCGGGCTCTGCAGCAGTAATAATTCCTGTCTGGGAGCAGGGCCAGTTGCCCGCACCGGTGAACTTCAGCAACGGCCAAAGTGCCCGAACGGGTACCCCGACACGACGCCGCGTCCTGGGATTTCGCAGGCCAGAGGCCCCTTTACGGAACCGATTCCTGTCAACCCGAGTTGCCATCCGCCATATTTCGGAAAAGATGCAATGGCACACCGGCAGGAGGCGTACAGGTAATGGACACCGCCGGGATACGGACTCGACACCTGACCAAGGGGATTCTCATGAGCAAGTTGCGCAAGGCAGTGACCGTCGGCGTGGCCGCGGCACTGGCGACCTTCGGCGTCGCCGCATGCGGTGGTGACTCCGGGAGTAGCGGTGGAGGTGGTGGCGACGGCGGGGGCGAGATCAACGTCTCGATGACGTCGTTCCCCGACTACGTCGACCCGCAGCTGTCGTACACCCTGGAGGGCTGGGAGGTGCTGTACAACACCTACACGCCACTGCTGACCTACAAGCACGCCAAGGGCGAGGAGGGCACCCAGGTAGTTCCCGCGCTGGCCGAGGCCATGCCGGAGATCTCCCCCGACGGCAAGACCTACAAGCTCAAGCTGCGGCCCAACATGAAGTACTCGGACGGCACGCCCATCAAGGCGTCCGACTTCACCTACGCCATTCAGCGATTGTTCAAGGCCGACTCCGGCGGCTCGGTGTTCTACGAGGACATCGTCGGCG contains:
- a CDS encoding DUF1330 domain-containing protein — translated: MSDAIPSYAVAYLRDVEFGDEVIRYMREIDDTLRPFGGRFLVHGGDLDVREGHWNGALVIIGFPDRDSAVQWYESAAYQRILPLRLNNSVSMVALVDGVTPGHTGSARVDEILAG
- a CDS encoding sugar transferase, which codes for MVAMSPGEPGSELDVAESTIAPTSLSGRILLPRSRRSFSSVRERGQAAHARNVLLSDVVVVAGAVYTAQLVIFGKIGDTTDLIWTTRSGIDYTAVSGALALLWLCLLTLVNSRAPRILGRGVEEYRRVFSATFAMFGVIAMLALLLNMDFARDYLAIAFPLGLLGLLLSRHLWRSITRRARASGRLRSSLLVVGTSQAAAEIAANFAGERELGYRIVGLCTPEGPTPERSAVVIAGAEVPIVGIDTAIIEAVRLTGADTVAISATEDLGPRETKRLVWDLEERGVDLIVTAGLIDAADNRITCFPVAGMAILYVEKPQYARANSWTKRAFDLCFATIALIAAAPVMLVAAVAVKASSPGPVFYHAERIGMDGKTFRMTKFRSMYTGADARIADLIGEDGNALFFKLKNDPRVTPVGRWLRKFSIDELPQFFNVVQGRMSVVGPRPQVLREVATYDDLMGTRLFVRPGVTGLWQVSGRSDLSVEDSIRLDVSYVENWSMAMDLAIIFRTARVVLTGHGAY